A part of Antennarius striatus isolate MH-2024 chromosome 21, ASM4005453v1, whole genome shotgun sequence genomic DNA contains:
- the lrit1b gene encoding leucine-rich repeat, immunoglobulin-like domain and transmembrane domain-containing protein 1b, with translation MSRHFAAAFCVALAFFPLLSLSCPAQCNCFFHKLSDGSKARSVLCNDPEITVIPPNFPSDTSKLRIEKTAITRISTDNFHYLNNLEFLWMSFNSLNTLSVDSFRGLYNVDELRLDGNALTSFPWESLTDMPNLRLLDLHNNKISSLPKEATAYIKNITYLDLSSNSLSTIPADVLSLWLSVKPSQDADSSKLILGLHDNPWLCDCRLYDLVQFQKSPSSSVALIDTRLRCADPESLSGVFFTEAELQRCQGPRVHTAVARVRSSLGNNVLLRCGTVGVPIPDLSWSRADGKRMNGTVQEEISKEGIIWSILSVPAVSYRDSGKYVCKATNFVGTADAIISLVITDSFRSEEAGGSVTKKTRGKKPGGIGRAAYQEKLIARYVPPATTIAPQPVIEPLNSKGVTGKYEIESYSISDDPSPGRDPQKAAEVERDALSNLAANASSLQQAPAKRIVRSVKVIGDTDHTVSLNWRAPTATNTTEFSVLYAIFGERDMRRINVGAGRNRITIDGLVPKTKYIACVCVKGLIPKKEQCVIFSTDEAASASGTQKLINVVVITVACVIAVPLTLIVCCGALKKRCQKLLGRESKEIQDSYVTFETLGPGAKPKGTEGEYLTRLNPDESNRLLSARSSVDSEATARTEAPPNEYFC, from the exons ATGAGTCGACACTTTGCCGCTGCTTTTTGTGTGGCTTTAGCCTTCtttcctctgctgagcctttcGTGCCCTGCACAATGCAACTGCTTCTTCCACAAACTGAGCGACGGATCAAAAGCGAG GAGTGTTCTTTGCAACGATCCAGAGATCACCGTGATCCCTCCAAATTTTCCTTCAGACACGTCAAAGCTTCGCATCGAGAAAACGGCTATCACCCGGATATCGACCGACAACTTCCACTACCTCAACAACCTGGAGTTCCTCTGGATGTCTTTCAACTCCCTGAACACACTGAGCGTCGACAGTTTCCGAGGGCTTTACAATGTGGATGAACTCCGGCTGGACGGCAACGCCCTCACCTCCTTCCCCTGGGAGTCTCTAACCGACATGCCAAACCTGAGGCTTCTCGAtttacacaacaacaaaatctcCAGCCTTCCGAAGGAGGCCACGGCGTACATCAAGAACATCACCTATCTGGACCTGTCCAGCAACAGCCTGTCCACCATCCCTGCTGACGTCCTTAGCCTGTGGCTGAGTGTGAAGCCATCCCAGGACGCCGATTCCTCTAAACTTATTCTTG GTCTCCATGACAACCCGTGGTTGTGCGACTGCCGGTTGTACGATTTGGTCCAGTTCCAGAAATCCCCGTCTTCGTCCGTGGCTCTTATCGACACCAGGCTGAGATGTGCTGATCCGGAGAGCTTGTCCGGGGTTTTCTTCACCGAGGCGGAACTGCAAAGGTGTCAGGGCCCCCGGGTGCACACGGCGGTCGCTCGTGTACGAAGCTCATTGGGCAACAACGTCCTGCTGCGCTGTGGCACAGTTGGAGTCCCCATCCCCGATTTGTCGTGGAGTCGTGCTGACGGCAAGAGGATGAACGGCACCG TCCAGGAAGAGATTTCAAAAGAAGGCATCATTTGGTCCATCTTGAGCGTGCCTGCAGTCTCCTACCGAGACTCTGGGAAATACGTATGCAAAGCTACCAACTTCGTGGGCACGGCAGACGCCATCATCTCTTTGGTGATCACTGATTCCTTCCGATCAGAGGAAGCAGGTGGTAGCGTGACCAAGAAAACCAGAGGAAAGAAACCGGGTGGCATCGGCCGAGCGGCATACCAAGAGAAACTTATTGCCCGATATGTTCCACCAGCGACGACCATTGCCCCCCAACCTGTCATTGAACCCCTCAACAGTAAAGGAGTGACTGGAAAGTACGAGATTGAGAGCTACAGCATCTCTGATGATCCTTCTCCGGGTCGAGACCCTCAGAAGGCGGCGGAGGTGGAGCGGGACGCTCTGAGTAACTTAGCAGCCAACGCCTCGTCTTTACAACAAGCTCCAGCCAAGAGAATTGTGCGTTCAGTGAAGGTGATCGGGGACACCGATCACACCGTCTCCCTGAACTGGCGAGCACCCACGGCGACAAACACGACAGAGTTCAGTGTTCTATATGCTATATTTGGTGAGCGAGACATGCGTAGGATCAATGTAGGCGCTGGAAGGAACCGGATCACCATCGATGGACTTGTACCAAAGACAAAGTACATCGCTTGCGTTTGCGTCAAGGGCCTGATCCCGAAAAAGGAGCAGTGCGTAATCTTCTCAACAGACGAGGCGGCCAGCGCGAGTGGAACTCAGAAGCTCATTAACGTGGTGGTGATAACCGTCGCATGCGTGATCGCCGTCCCCCTGACACTGATCGTGTGCTGCGGCGCTCTGAAGAAGCGCTGTCAAAAGCTGCTGGGAAGGGAATCCAAGGAAATACAGGATTCGTACGTCACTTTTGAGACGCTGGGACCCGGGGCCAAACCGAAAGGGACGGAGGGCGAGTATCTGACCAGGCTAAATCCTGACGAATCCAACCGGCTGCTTTCAGCCAGGTCTAGCGTCGACTCGGAGGCCACGGCCAGGACTGAGGCGCCACCTAACGAGTACTTCTGCTAA
- the rgrb gene encoding retinal G protein coupled receptor b, whose amino-acid sequence MAAFTLPEGFTEFDMFTFGSALLVGGMLGFFLNAISIVAFLRVKEMRNPSNFFVFNLAVADISLNINGLTAAYASYLRYWPFGQDGCAYHGFQGMIAVLASISFMAAIAWDRYHQYCTRQKLFWSTTLTMSGIIWILSIFWAAVPLMGWGVYDFEPMRTCCTLDYTRGDRDYVTFMLTLVLLYLMFPAFTMWSCYNSIYKQFKKVHHHRFNTSLPLRVLLMCWGPYVLMCIYACFENVNLVSPKLRMLLPVVAKTNPIFNALLYTFGNEFYRGGVWHFLTGQKIVEPDVKKSK is encoded by the exons ATGGCGGCGTTCACGTTACCGGAGGGATTCACGGAGTTCGATATGTTCACGTTCGGTTCGGCGCTGCTCGTTGGGG GGATGCTGGGATTCTTCCTCAACGCCATCAGCATCGTGGCGTTCCTCAGGGTGAAGGAGATGAGGAACCCCAGTAACTTCTTCGTGTTCAACCTGGCCGTGGCCGACATCAGCTTGAACATCAACGGGCTCACGGCGGCGTACGCCAGCTACCTCAG GTATTGGCCGTTCGGTCAGGACGGATGTGCCTATCACGGTTTCCAGGGAATGATCGCCGTCCTGGCGTCCATCAGCTTCATGGCGGCCATCGCTTGGGACAGATACCACCAGTACTGCACCA GACAGAAGCTCTTCTGGAGCACCACCCTGACCATGAGCGGCATCATCTGGATCCTGTCCATCTTCTGGGCGGCGGTCCCGCTCATGGGATGGGGCGTCTATGACTTTGAGCCCATGAGGACCTGCTGCACGCTGGACTACACCAGAGGAGACAG GGACTACGTGACCTTCATGCTCACGCTGGTGCTGCTCTACCTGATGTTCCCGGCGTTCACCATGTGGTCGTGTTACAACTCCATCTACAAACAGTTCAAGAAGGTCCATCACCACCGG TTTAACACCAGTTTGCCCCTGAGGGTGCTGCTCATGTGCTGGGGTCCCTACGTGCTCATGTGTATCTACGCCTGCTTCGAGAACGTCAACCTCGTGTCTCCCAAGCTAAGAATG CTGCTTCCGGTCGTGGCGAAGACCAACCCCATCTTCAACGCTCTCCTCTACACCTTTGGAAACGAGTTCTACCGTGGCGGCGTCTGGCACTTCCTCACCGGCCAGAAGATCGTGGAGCCGGACGTGAAgaagtcaaaataa
- the slc18a3b gene encoding probable vesicular acetylcholine transporter-B — MDGEGGSSGLAKSAAVKLSEMGERTKQLGTAMRDPLQQRRIILVIVCVALLLDNMLYMVIVPIIPDYLAELESEQSEHVHLVMHPNTSANSTSQDKNIKDNLDVQIGVLFASKAILQLLVNPLSGTFIDRVGYDIPLLIGLTVMFVSTCIFAIGENYATLFVARSLQGLGSAFADTSGIAMIADKYTEESERSTALGIALAFISFGSLVAPPFGGVLYEFAGKKVPFIVLACICLADGFLLLTVIKPFSNRTRENMPVGTPIYRLMIDPYIVVVAGALTVCNIPLAFLEPTIANWMETTMHSSQWEMGLTWLPAFFPHVLGVYITVRLAAKNPNLQWFYGALGMVIIGASSCTVPACKSFGQLIAPLCGICFGIALVDTALLPTLAFLVDVRHTSVYGSVYAIADISYSVAYAMGPIVASQIVHSLGFVQLNLGMGLVNVLYAPALLLLRNVCQMKPSHSERDNLLDEAPQGLYDTIRMEERRAKKKGYSSAGNCLSVDENGFEPFRAQRSLSEESSGLGYT, encoded by the coding sequence ATGGATGGAGAAGGAGGATCATCCGGGCTGGCCAAATCAGCCGCCGTCAAACTATCCGAGATGGGGGAGAGAACCAAGCAGTTGGGCACCGCGATGAGGGATCCTCTCCAGCAAAGACGGATCATATTAGTGATTGTTTGCGTGGCTCTCCTGCTGGACAATATGCTCTACATGGTAATCGTGCCAATTATTCCAGACTATCTTGCTGAGCTGGAGAGTGAGCAGTCAGAGCACGTCCACCTAGTGATGCACCCCAACACCTCAGCCAACAGCACAAGCCAAGACAAAAACATCAAGGACAACTTAGATGTCCAGATAGGAGTACTTTTCGCGTCCAAAGCCATCCTGCAGCTGCTCGTCAACCCTCTGTCGGGAACTTTCATAGACCGGGTCGGATACGACATCCCACTTTTAATTGGACTGACCGTCATGTTCGTGTCCACTTGCATATTTGCTATCGGTGAGAATTACGCGACGCTTTTCGTGGCCAGAAGTTTGCAGGGTTTGGGTTCTGCTTTCGCGGACACGTCTGGGATCGCGATGATCGCCGACAAATACACGGAGGAGTCGGAGCGCAGCACGGCGCTGGGCATCGCGCTGGCGTTCATCTCTTTCGGGAGTCTGGTGGCGCCTCCCTTCGGGGGGGTCCTGTACGAGTTCGCCGGCAAGAAAGTACCCTTCATCGTGCTCGCATGCATCTGCCTGGCGGATGGCTTCCTGTTGCTCACGGTGATCAAGCCGTTCTCCAACAGGACTAGAGAGAACATGCCGGTCGGCACCCCCATTTACAGACTCATGATCGACCCCTACATAGTGGTGGTGGCCGGGGCGCTGACGGTGTGTAACATCCCCCTGGCGTTTCTAGAGCCCACCATAGCCAACTGGATGGAGACCACCATGCACTCCTCTCAGTGGGAGATGGGTCTCACCTGGCTGCCAGCCTTCTTCCCTCACGTCCTGGGTGTGTACATAACAGTCAGACTGGCGGCCAAGAACCCCAACCTGCAGTGGTTCTACGGAGCTCTGGGTATGGTGATCATAGGGGCCAGCTCCTGCACGGTCCCTGCATGCAAAAGTTTTGGGCAGCTCATCGCGCCTTTGTGCGGCATTTGCTTTGGCATCGCTCTGGTCGACACCGCCCTGCTGCCAACGCTTGCGTTTTTAGTCGACGTGCGTCATACTTCGGTGTACGGTAGTGTTTATGCTATAGCAGACATTTCCTACTCTGTTGCATATGCTATGGGTCCCATAGTAGCCAGCCAGATAGTGCACAGTCTGGGGTTTGTACAGCTCAATCTGGGTATGGGCCTCGTCAACGTGCTTTACGCACcagcactgctgctgctgcgcaaCGTGTGCCAAATGAAACCGTCCCACTCGGAGAGAGATAACCTTTTGGATGAGGCTCCGCAGGGGCTGTACGATACGAtcaggatggaggagaggagggcgAAAAAGAAGGGCTACAGTTCAGCAGGGAACTGCTTGTCAGTGGATGAAAACGGGTTCGAACCCTTCAGAGCACAGCGGTCCTTGTCAGAGGAGTCGTCCGGTCTGGGGTACACTTAG